From Rudanella lutea DSM 19387, a single genomic window includes:
- a CDS encoding SdrD B-like domain-containing protein, with translation MNVNSTQTFPDRKRNQRTRQRAIQQMGQLSRWILMVAQLIEKIPFVGRAWLEKASPHPGKQGEPSLGYSGFRRTSSAFSRYAFGMRVDPPDSKSHPPDSQLRIQLYLQSFLMNGQPLLRNMVNLIQSCWLVCCQGLGMSADRRAVRWWSHRTGQVPLPAKIVQLRKQTTTQWAFLSALMLSFGLLSSLGASAQAPSGNVDLSVSASISNAAPQVGSPLTYTIAVANSSTVTASNVRVKVTIPAGYITVNSFTASTGASSFSAATGDWTIASLPGNTTATVLISATSLERGVAFTTAEVIGADQSDVDSVPNNGSYLEDDIDNVCFSIPLLFYAGDEYEVSAPASFSGVRFFRNGAEVGTAAVSSDLASVDASGNLIIKSTGVYSLVASLSGCQAGNCCDIIVEPGPLASLGNYVWLDNNRDGQQGPTNLEPPVAGVTVQLFQPGSTSAVSTTVTDANGSYLFANLVPGEYYVVFTPPTNFTFTTANSTSPISGTGADAVDSDADVLIGRTQTYTLVGGESNLTVDAGLLPLPASLGDFVWSDTNGNGQQDAGEPGVQGVVVTLYQPGNPTPVGSATTTATGAYSFTGLTPGDYYVVFTAPQGTTFTTSNTGSDLTDSDIASTTGLLGSTGVISLTAGENNPTVDAGLVPLLASLGDYVWIDSNGNGQQDAGETGVPNVTVQLFTAAGTPVASTTTNTSGFYSFTGLTAGSYYVVFTAPQGTTFTTANTGSDLTDSDVASTTGLLGSTGIVSLTAGENNPTIDAGLIPLKASLGNYVWFDANKNGQQDPTETGVSNVTVTLYSSLSAAPLATQVTSASGTYLFTNLDAGDYYVVFTAPGGFTFTTANVGSDVTDSDAQSFTGQSGSTGVYSLSAGEQNLTVDAGIIPLPASLGDFVWSDTNGNGQQDPGEPGVPGVVVTLYQPGNPTPIRSVTTTATGAYSFTGLAPGDYYVVFTAPQGLTFATPNTGSDATDSDVASTTGLLGSTGVISLTAGQVNNTVDAGLTPLPASLGDFVWSDTNGNGQQDPGEPGVPNVVVTLYQPGNPNPVATTSTNVSGLYSFTGLMPGNYYVVFTAPVGSTFTAPLAGTNTATDSNVSSLTGQMGSTGVISLTAGQVNNTVDAGLIPACPSTPIAPVVVASSTTICEGGVVTLTASSPGAAGINWYLTPNGSNGLLGTVANGASFTVSPTTTTVYYAEIVSTTNTACPTARTPFAIEVTRKPPTPTCPERLTVCTSGGTVNLTKVYSSTTTGTNVFEWRTGIDPMTSTLVTNLTAVGPGKYYLFERSLNGCYSNPSILTVEGVSCECPNPPTIALGPGRSICEGEKVMLIATIGGGASSVSWTTTGSGTLVTAGLSATYTPSAMDADNGLVTISARTNDPDGNGVCLPASTNIVIDINERPDAPVGVACDDTLVCQGQSTKLIGFSAEGARINWYDAKNNFLGQTASAGKLTITPTATSVYYAEAVTEEGCVSGTRTALTVVVGQCKADLAVSATLTPGGSYSVGQTVTYVVTACNNGPVTGQNAVVNFPLPTSVSYVSASPSVGTYNPATGSWSIGNMAVGECRNLFVEVVITGSGTISATAVITGTNDDQTKLQNNTATVTIPVVQCNVQPPHIVCALTQICAGETTTLIANQCSGNVIWSNGQTGASITVRPTTTTTYTATCVVGSCRSSASNSITVTVNNPTAPTILASAGTVCAGGTVSLTAVGCEGGTVLWSTGATGSVISTIINERTTITANCRIANCLSPEAQKVIELGGDLPKPTVICSTSVVCPGESLELTAQNCLGTPMWSTGQTGASITVQPTVGNNTYFVTCTNGACRSPKSDNYTIQIVAPAVPTVTVSSASVCSGGSVTLTASGCANGTIQWSNQRTGNSIVVNPTTNISYFAVCKVRECLSEPSAPATIQIVNPTAPIVRRPSKPIICSGESVTLVADGCAAGTIVWSNGATGSSIVVMPTTTTTYSASCQIGTCRSASSNGEMVTVNTNNGTPPTIAASKTTTCGNEPISLTATGCTSGTVVWSTGQIGNIITVTPTAQMNEFYAVCREGSACGTPRSNTIRVTITPMPTPTVVCSESVICPGESVVLEVVNCTGTPRWSTGQTTASITVSPTVTTGYSVTCQNGACVSASSPVYSITVVKPTAPTITASATAVQPGTSVTLTASCPAGSVLWSNNATTTSIVVSASGTQSYQAFCKYRQCLSDPSNTITIVTNLTCTASAGTLTAQSGTVCAGTANSVVVAATPNGNQVVPAGYSTLYVLTKGTDLVIQATSPTPSFTVASENANYRVHTLVYNATSGTPNFLDLSIVRPGITKAAEVLSLIAQNRICASLDAAGAPVAVQVVAPPVINGSSTTVCAGASVTFTASGCENGTVTWSNGMTGHTIVIAPVVQNVWLMATCTVNGCTSKESHSFDTEVVVPQPPVVTCNKPVICAGEQTTLEATGCAGGQYEWSNGMKGASIVVTPTATDHVYRVKCIRGACVSDWSPSCTITVGGPNAPTISIQTSGTTTVTSASICFGSPITLVATGCPAGAYAIWSNEQVGNSITVTPARNVVYTAQCCTSNNCKSAASNPVTISVGGKVVPPTTKDLTNACPFTSVNLAQGVVSTASTQGGVFEFYTSATPSAATRVANPGAVSTSGVYYAFEKTTAGCYSLGSVINVGIIACEGQQIPCAENPLTADAGRDDKICAAKTYKLNGKATGNGIAIQWTSNGTGKFSDPFSAAPTYTPSLADVQAGKVTLTMTVRTGNSTCVPATDAMVLTIEGVKEVPTIAVLGSTNLCYGDSVVLQASAGSSYLWSNKATTNRIVVKQSGVYSVQVFDAAGCSSLMSESVSVTVGTQLAAPLVTNKRNTCPATTVDLTTALSETATAGVSYAFRTGPLVTSGLVMRPDAVTDGTYYAFKTNAAGCVSAPAAIEVKTFNCAADTNRADLAITKVASKSALNRGEVVTYTITVENKGPKAATNVTVRDVIPTGLELLPGDYNVSNGAVTKWYGVLAANATQTLTIQARATQKGAIVNTAEITYADQTDPNLANNKSSATVADTSAVRPGMIGLAKSLVSQKMLTDSTFEVEYAFRLRNYGDSDLTNVQVTDDLKAVFGTHTIQDVSVATTDASNFNLTFNPAFRTGDSKVFDGKGTLKASATTYFFVSATVKLDPNNSNRTFSNTAMASAMANGMTTEDASVNGADADPDGDGNPNNNASATVFTLQNLPATPVTPIGVALAAVSTVKQPDNSYNVTYKVTVKNFGEKELVNVSLTDSLAKSFAPATFSVVSGPTTRSGSNLLANTGFNGSTNVNLILPDSKLAVGEMDSVMITINVTPNGNNGPFYSQVIGSATVASTTLTVTDLSNNGVNPAPAGELKTPVRFDLPDALLGVAKSVGTPVMVEEGVFDVPYTIKLSNLGTADLTKVQVVDNLANTFNRGALILSNRIRPTADAGLTVDSLYTGQGLMTKMLVDTLSTLPKGASRSLNFVVRVNVKNADSLTFYNSAVATARTLGGEMVADTSTAGANPDPMNTLDPRTSNKPTPVILNSVPNRSFIGIALAVKDTLLKEDGSYDVVYEAVVKNFGTVTLTNVTITDTLSKVFNEQTGASFKVIGTPIVSATSGLKPNPAFNGDSDVRLVIPESSTLGAGRTDTLRFVVNVRSNGLTNTFLNTAYASALSNTMTVTDISTNGLNPDVNGNRNPTDSMEGEATPLSLRVTDSAIFIPEGFSPNGDNINDVFVIRGAQNQTVSLEVFNRWGHVVYKSDDYKNDWDGTSNTGIRTGGTTGLPDGTYFYRVKLENGRTYVRYMTINR, from the coding sequence ATGAACGTCAACTCTACCCAAACGTTTCCGGATCGTAAGCGCAACCAGCGTACACGGCAGCGAGCCATCCAGCAAATGGGGCAGCTCAGCCGGTGGATTCTCATGGTTGCTCAACTCATCGAAAAGATACCCTTCGTTGGGCGAGCCTGGCTTGAAAAAGCCTCTCCTCACCCCGGTAAACAGGGTGAACCCTCGCTCGGGTATTCAGGGTTTCGCCGAACTTCATCTGCGTTCAGCCGGTATGCCTTCGGGATGCGGGTTGACCCCCCCGACTCAAAATCTCACCCACCTGATAGTCAATTGCGTATCCAACTTTATTTACAGAGTTTTCTAATGAATGGGCAACCTTTACTAAGAAACATGGTCAACCTTATCCAAAGCTGCTGGCTGGTTTGTTGCCAGGGCTTGGGCATGAGTGCTGATCGGCGAGCTGTCCGGTGGTGGAGCCATCGGACTGGGCAGGTGCCCTTGCCAGCGAAGATTGTTCAGCTACGAAAGCAGACTACAACACAATGGGCTTTTTTGAGCGCATTGATGTTGTCGTTTGGGCTTTTATCCTCGCTGGGCGCTTCCGCACAAGCACCGTCCGGGAATGTTGATCTCTCGGTCTCTGCCTCCATCAGTAATGCTGCTCCTCAGGTGGGCAGCCCGCTGACGTATACCATCGCTGTGGCCAATAGTTCGACTGTGACGGCATCTAATGTGCGCGTCAAAGTCACTATTCCCGCCGGGTATATCACGGTCAACTCATTCACCGCTTCAACGGGGGCTTCCAGCTTCAGTGCTGCAACCGGTGACTGGACTATCGCATCGTTGCCCGGCAACACCACGGCTACCGTCCTCATTTCGGCGACTTCGCTGGAGCGGGGTGTAGCCTTTACGACGGCCGAGGTAATTGGTGCGGATCAGTCGGATGTAGACTCCGTTCCGAATAATGGAAGCTATCTGGAAGACGACATCGATAATGTCTGCTTCTCGATTCCGCTTCTTTTCTATGCAGGTGATGAGTACGAAGTTTCGGCCCCGGCGAGTTTCTCGGGCGTTCGTTTCTTCCGGAATGGTGCCGAAGTTGGCACTGCTGCTGTTTCAAGTGATTTGGCTTCGGTTGATGCCAGCGGAAACCTGATCATTAAGAGCACAGGTGTTTATTCGTTAGTAGCATCGCTCAGCGGTTGCCAGGCTGGTAACTGCTGTGATATTATTGTGGAGCCCGGCCCGCTTGCGAGTCTGGGTAATTATGTTTGGCTCGACAACAACCGCGACGGTCAGCAGGGACCCACGAATCTGGAACCCCCCGTTGCCGGTGTAACGGTTCAGTTGTTCCAGCCGGGTAGCACCAGCGCGGTATCTACTACAGTTACCGATGCCAATGGTTCGTACTTGTTTGCTAATCTGGTTCCGGGTGAGTACTACGTAGTATTTACTCCCCCCACGAACTTCACCTTTACGACGGCTAACTCAACCTCTCCGATTAGTGGAACTGGGGCCGATGCTGTCGATAGCGACGCTGATGTATTAATAGGAAGAACACAAACATACACCCTCGTAGGTGGAGAGAGTAATTTGACGGTTGATGCCGGCTTATTGCCACTTCCCGCTTCGTTGGGTGATTTTGTGTGGAGTGATACGAATGGCAACGGCCAGCAGGATGCCGGTGAGCCGGGCGTACAGGGTGTTGTAGTGACACTCTACCAGCCAGGTAACCCCACCCCAGTAGGCAGCGCCACCACGACGGCCACGGGTGCATACAGCTTCACGGGCCTGACGCCGGGCGACTACTACGTGGTCTTCACGGCCCCCCAGGGCACGACCTTCACCACCTCGAACACAGGCTCGGATCTGACCGATAGCGATATCGCCAGCACGACAGGGCTGCTGGGCTCGACGGGTGTGATCAGTTTGACGGCGGGTGAGAACAATCCGACGGTCGATGCGGGTCTGGTACCGCTGCTGGCTTCGCTGGGCGACTACGTCTGGATCGACAGCAACGGCAACGGCCAGCAGGATGCGGGTGAGACAGGTGTCCCTAATGTAACGGTACAGCTCTTCACCGCAGCTGGCACGCCGGTGGCCAGCACGACCACTAACACGTCTGGTTTCTACAGCTTCACGGGCCTGACGGCGGGTAGCTACTACGTAGTCTTCACGGCTCCGCAGGGCACCACCTTCACGACGGCCAACACGGGCTCGGATCTTACCGACAGCGATGTGGCCAGCACGACGGGTCTGCTGGGCTCAACGGGTATCGTTAGCCTGACGGCGGGTGAGAACAACCCGACTATCGACGCGGGTCTGATTCCGCTGAAGGCTTCGCTGGGCAACTACGTCTGGTTTGACGCCAACAAGAACGGTCAGCAGGACCCCACCGAGACGGGTGTCTCGAACGTAACGGTGACGCTCTACAGCAGCCTGAGCGCGGCTCCGTTGGCCACGCAGGTGACTTCGGCCTCGGGTACGTATCTGTTCACGAACCTGGATGCGGGTGACTACTACGTGGTCTTCACGGCTCCGGGTGGGTTCACCTTCACGACGGCGAACGTAGGTTCGGACGTAACGGACAGTGATGCGCAGAGCTTCACGGGTCAGAGCGGCTCGACGGGTGTGTACAGTCTGAGCGCGGGTGAGCAGAACCTGACGGTGGACGCGGGTATCATACCGCTGCCAGCCTCATTGGGTGACTTTGTATGGAGTGATACGAATGGCAACGGTCAGCAGGATCCGGGTGAACCGGGTGTGCCAGGTGTTGTGGTAACGCTCTATCAGCCAGGTAACCCCACGCCGATTCGGAGTGTGACTACCACGGCCACGGGTGCATACAGCTTCACAGGTCTGGCGCCGGGCGACTACTACGTGGTCTTCACGGCTCCGCAAGGATTAACATTTGCAACCCCGAATACGGGTTCGGATGCAACGGATAGTGACGTAGCCAGCACGACGGGTCTGCTGGGCTCAACGGGTGTGATTAGCTTGACTGCCGGTCAGGTGAACAACACGGTTGACGCCGGTCTGACTCCGCTGCCAGCTTCGTTGGGTGACTTTGTGTGGAGTGACACGAATGGCAATGGCCAGCAGGATCCGGGCGAGCCGGGTGTGCCGAACGTTGTTGTGACGCTCTATCAACCAGGTAACCCCAACCCTGTAGCAACGACCTCAACCAATGTTTCGGGTCTCTATAGCTTTACGGGTCTGATGCCGGGTAACTACTATGTGGTCTTCACGGCTCCGGTTGGTTCAACGTTCACGGCTCCATTGGCCGGTACGAACACTGCCACAGATTCGAACGTGAGCAGCCTGACAGGTCAAATGGGCTCAACGGGTGTGATTAGCTTGACCGCCGGTCAGGTGAACAACACGGTTGACGCCGGTCTGATCCCAGCCTGCCCAAGTACGCCAATCGCACCAGTAGTGGTAGCAAGCAGCACCACCATCTGCGAAGGCGGTGTAGTTACGCTGACTGCTTCGTCGCCAGGTGCTGCGGGTATCAACTGGTACCTGACGCCGAACGGCTCAAATGGCCTCCTCGGCACAGTAGCCAACGGCGCATCGTTTACGGTGAGCCCGACGACAACGACTGTGTACTATGCTGAAATCGTAAGCACGACCAACACGGCCTGCCCAACAGCACGCACACCGTTTGCCATCGAGGTAACGCGTAAACCACCGACCCCGACCTGCCCAGAGCGGCTTACGGTATGTACCAGCGGTGGTACGGTGAACCTGACGAAGGTATACTCTAGCACCACAACGGGTACGAATGTATTCGAATGGCGCACGGGTATTGATCCGATGACCTCGACACTGGTAACGAACCTGACCGCCGTAGGCCCAGGTAAGTACTACCTCTTCGAGCGGTCACTGAACGGATGCTACAGCAACCCATCAATCCTGACGGTTGAAGGCGTATCGTGCGAATGCCCGAACCCGCCGACCATCGCTCTCGGACCGGGTCGCTCGATCTGTGAAGGTGAGAAAGTAATGCTCATCGCAACGATCGGTGGCGGTGCCAGCAGCGTAAGCTGGACAACCACTGGATCTGGTACGCTGGTAACGGCTGGTCTGAGCGCCACCTACACCCCGTCGGCTATGGATGCTGACAACGGTCTGGTGACTATCTCAGCCCGGACGAATGATCCTGACGGAAATGGTGTATGTCTGCCGGCTTCAACCAACATCGTAATCGACATCAACGAGCGGCCGGATGCACCGGTTGGCGTTGCCTGCGACGATACGCTGGTTTGCCAGGGACAAAGCACGAAGCTGATCGGCTTCTCGGCTGAAGGTGCTCGTATCAACTGGTACGACGCGAAGAACAACTTCCTGGGTCAGACGGCCAGCGCGGGTAAACTGACAATTACGCCAACGGCAACGTCGGTATACTACGCTGAAGCAGTTACCGAAGAAGGTTGCGTAAGCGGAACTCGTACCGCCCTGACCGTAGTAGTAGGTCAGTGCAAGGCTGATCTGGCTGTGTCGGCGACGCTGACGCCAGGTGGTTCATACAGCGTGGGTCAGACGGTAACGTACGTCGTGACAGCTTGCAACAACGGACCGGTAACGGGTCAGAACGCAGTGGTGAACTTCCCGCTGCCGACCTCAGTATCGTACGTAAGTGCCAGCCCATCGGTAGGTACCTACAACCCGGCAACGGGCTCATGGTCGATTGGAAACATGGCTGTTGGCGAATGCCGCAACCTGTTCGTCGAAGTAGTAATCACGGGTTCGGGTACCATCTCGGCTACGGCGGTTATCACGGGTACGAACGACGATCAGACCAAACTGCAAAACAATACGGCCACGGTAACCATCCCGGTTGTCCAGTGCAACGTACAGCCACCGCACATTGTCTGCGCTCTGACGCAAATCTGTGCGGGTGAGACTACCACCCTGATCGCAAACCAGTGCAGCGGCAACGTGATCTGGTCAAATGGTCAGACAGGAGCCTCAATCACGGTACGTCCGACCACAACGACGACCTACACCGCAACCTGCGTAGTAGGTAGCTGCCGCAGCTCAGCTTCGAATTCGATCACAGTGACGGTAAACAACCCAACTGCTCCGACGATTCTGGCCAGCGCAGGCACCGTATGTGCCGGTGGTACAGTTAGCCTGACGGCCGTAGGCTGCGAAGGTGGTACCGTACTGTGGAGCACGGGTGCAACAGGCTCGGTGATTTCAACGATCATCAACGAGCGGACAACGATCACGGCCAACTGCCGCATCGCTAACTGCCTCAGCCCAGAAGCACAGAAAGTAATCGAACTGGGTGGCGACCTGCCGAAGCCAACGGTTATCTGCAGCACATCGGTGGTTTGCCCAGGCGAATCGCTCGAGCTGACGGCACAAAACTGCCTCGGTACGCCAATGTGGAGCACGGGTCAGACCGGTGCGTCGATCACGGTACAGCCAACGGTAGGTAACAACACCTACTTCGTAACCTGCACCAACGGCGCATGCCGCAGTCCGAAATCGGATAACTACACGATCCAGATTGTAGCGCCAGCCGTACCAACGGTAACGGTATCGAGCGCGTCAGTCTGCTCGGGTGGCAGCGTAACGCTGACCGCATCAGGTTGTGCCAACGGAACTATCCAGTGGAGCAACCAGCGCACGGGCAACAGCATCGTGGTTAACCCGACAACGAACATCAGCTACTTCGCTGTCTGCAAAGTACGCGAGTGTCTGAGCGAGCCTTCGGCACCAGCCACGATCCAGATCGTGAACCCAACGGCTCCGATCGTTCGTCGCCCAAGCAAGCCAATCATCTGCTCAGGTGAGAGTGTAACGCTCGTAGCCGACGGATGTGCCGCTGGTACGATTGTCTGGAGCAATGGTGCAACGGGTTCAAGCATCGTTGTGATGCCAACCACTACCACGACCTACTCGGCATCTTGCCAGATCGGTACGTGCCGCAGCGCCAGCTCGAACGGTGAAATGGTAACGGTGAACACCAACAATGGTACTCCGCCAACCATTGCCGCTTCGAAGACGACTACTTGTGGTAATGAGCCTATCTCTCTGACGGCTACAGGCTGCACCAGCGGTACGGTAGTTTGGTCAACGGGTCAGATCGGCAATATCATCACGGTGACGCCAACGGCTCAAATGAATGAGTTCTATGCAGTGTGCCGCGAAGGTTCGGCTTGTGGTACGCCACGTTCGAACACCATCCGTGTCACGATTACGCCGATGCCAACCCCGACGGTGGTGTGCAGCGAGTCAGTAATCTGCCCAGGTGAGTCGGTAGTACTGGAGGTAGTTAATTGCACAGGCACACCACGCTGGAGCACGGGTCAAACCACGGCCAGCATCACAGTGAGCCCAACGGTAACCACGGGTTACTCAGTGACTTGCCAGAACGGAGCCTGCGTAAGTGCCAGCTCGCCAGTGTACTCGATCACGGTAGTGAAACCGACGGCACCGACGATTACGGCATCAGCTACGGCGGTTCAGCCCGGCACGAGCGTAACGCTGACGGCTTCTTGCCCAGCAGGCTCAGTACTGTGGTCGAACAACGCAACGACAACGTCGATCGTCGTATCAGCATCGGGTACGCAGAGCTACCAGGCCTTCTGTAAGTACCGTCAGTGCCTGAGCGATCCATCGAACACGATTACGATCGTAACGAACCTGACTTGCACGGCATCGGCAGGTACACTCACCGCTCAGTCGGGTACGGTATGTGCCGGAACGGCTAACTCGGTTGTGGTGGCTGCTACACCGAACGGTAATCAGGTTGTACCGGCTGGTTACTCAACCCTGTATGTTCTGACGAAAGGCACGGATCTGGTTATCCAGGCTACGAGCCCAACGCCAAGCTTCACAGTGGCCTCTGAGAACGCCAACTACCGCGTACATACGCTGGTGTACAACGCTACCTCAGGTACGCCTAACTTCCTCGACCTGTCGATTGTACGGCCGGGTATAACGAAGGCAGCCGAAGTGCTGAGCCTGATTGCCCAGAACCGTATCTGCGCATCGCTCGATGCAGCAGGTGCTCCGGTGGCTGTACAGGTAGTGGCTCCGCCGGTAATCAACGGTTCGTCGACAACGGTATGTGCGGGTGCTTCGGTAACCTTCACCGCCAGCGGTTGCGAAAATGGTACGGTAACCTGGTCGAACGGTATGACGGGTCACACCATCGTAATTGCACCGGTTGTTCAGAACGTATGGCTCATGGCTACCTGCACCGTAAATGGTTGCACCAGCAAGGAGTCGCACAGCTTCGATACGGAAGTGGTTGTACCACAGCCACCCGTTGTAACCTGCAATAAGCCGGTGATCTGCGCCGGTGAGCAAACAACGCTCGAAGCAACGGGCTGCGCCGGTGGTCAGTACGAGTGGTCGAATGGTATGAAGGGTGCCTCAATCGTGGTAACGCCGACGGCAACCGACCATGTGTACCGCGTGAAGTGTATCCGGGGTGCTTGCGTAAGCGACTGGTCTCCGTCATGCACCATCACGGTAGGTGGACCAAACGCACCGACGATCAGCATCCAGACTTCGGGTACGACAACGGTAACGAGCGCATCAATTTGCTTCGGCTCACCGATCACACTGGTAGCAACGGGTTGCCCGGCTGGTGCCTACGCGATCTGGTCAAACGAGCAGGTTGGCAACTCGATCACGGTAACACCGGCTCGCAACGTGGTTTACACGGCTCAGTGCTGCACCTCGAACAACTGTAAGAGCGCAGCTTCGAACCCCGTGACGATCTCAGTAGGTGGCAAAGTAGTACCGCCAACCACGAAGGATCTGACCAACGCGTGTCCGTTCACTTCGGTGAATCTGGCTCAGGGTGTTGTTTCGACTGCATCAACTCAGGGTGGTGTGTTCGAATTCTACACCAGCGCAACACCGAGCGCGGCTACTCGCGTAGCCAACCCAGGTGCGGTGAGCACGTCAGGTGTCTACTACGCATTTGAGAAAACGACTGCAGGTTGCTACAGCCTCGGCTCAGTAATCAACGTGGGTATCATCGCTTGCGAAGGCCAGCAGATCCCATGCGCTGAGAACCCGCTGACAGCCGACGCTGGTCGTGACGATAAGATTTGTGCGGCTAAGACGTACAAACTGAATGGTAAAGCAACCGGAAACGGCATCGCTATCCAGTGGACCAGCAATGGTACCGGTAAGTTTAGCGATCCGTTCTCCGCAGCCCCCACGTACACGCCGTCACTGGCCGATGTACAGGCGGGTAAGGTAACGCTGACGATGACGGTGCGCACAGGTAACTCTACCTGTGTGCCCGCCACCGACGCCATGGTGCTGACGATTGAAGGGGTGAAAGAGGTTCCGACCATCGCGGTGCTGGGCTCTACGAACCTCTGCTACGGTGACTCGGTAGTGCTGCAGGCTTCGGCCGGCAGCAGCTACCTCTGGAGCAACAAGGCCACGACCAACCGCATCGTTGTAAAACAAAGCGGTGTGTACAGCGTGCAGGTGTTCGACGCGGCTGGCTGTAGCTCGCTGATGTCGGAGTCGGTATCCGTAACGGTAGGTACGCAATTGGCGGCTCCGCTGGTTACCAACAAGCGTAACACCTGCCCGGCTACGACGGTCGACCTGACCACGGCATTGAGCGAAACGGCAACCGCGGGCGTAAGCTACGCCTTCCGGACCGGCCCGCTCGTAACCTCAGGTCTGGTTATGCGCCCCGATGCAGTTACCGATGGTACATACTACGCATTCAAGACGAACGCAGCGGGTTGCGTAAGCGCCCCGGCCGCTATCGAAGTGAAGACGTTCAACTGTGCTGCTGATACCAACCGGGCTGACCTCGCGATCACGAAAGTGGCTAGCAAGTCGGCACTGAACCGGGGTGAAGTAGTAACGTACACGATCACGGTAGAAAACAAAGGACCTAAAGCGGCAACCAACGTTACGGTACGTGACGTGATTCCGACGGGTCTGGAGCTGCTGCCGGGCGACTATAATGTAAGCAATGGTGCCGTAACGAAGTGGTATGGTGTGCTGGCGGCCAACGCTACGCAGACCCTCACAATCCAGGCACGGGCTACCCAGAAAGGCGCTATCGTGAACACGGCTGAGATCACCTACGCGGATCAGACCGATCCGAACCTGGCCAACAACAAGTCGAGCGCAACGGTAGCCGATACCTCAGCGGTTCGTCCGGGTATGATTGGTCTGGCAAAATCGCTGGTGAGCCAGAAAATGCTGACCGACAGCACCTTCGAAGTGGAGTACGCGTTCCGCCTGCGCAACTACGGCGATTCGGACCTGACCAACGTGCAGGTAACGGATGATCTGAAAGCGGTCTTCGGAACGCACACGATCCAGGATGTATCTGTAGCGACTACGGATGCCAGCAACTTCAACCTGACGTTCAACCCGGCCTTCCGGACGGGTGACTCGAAAGTGTTCGACGGCAAAGGCACTCTGAAAGCATCGGCTACGACGTACTTCTTCGTGAGTGCCACGGTGAAGCTTGATCCGAACAACTCGAATCGTACATTCTCGAACACGGCAATGGCTTCGGCAATGGCCAACGGAATGACGACTGAAGATGCTTCGGTAAACGGTGCGGACGCTGATCCAGACGGAGACGGCAACCCGAACAACAACGCCAGTGCGACGGTGTTTACGTTGCAGAACCTGCCAGCCACGCCTGTTACGCCGATCGGTGTAGCCCTGGCCGCGGTATCGACAGTGAAGCAGCCCGACAACTCGTACAACGTGACGTACAAGGTAACGGTGAAGAACTTCGGCGAGAAAGAACTCGTGAACGTTTCGCTCACCGACAGCCTGGCTAAGTCATTTGCACCGGCAACGTTCTCGGTTGTGAGTGGCCCAACCACCCGCTCAGGCAGCAACCTGCTCGCCAACACGGGCTTCAACGGCAGCACCAACGTGAATCTGATTCTCCCCGACAGCAAGCTGGCGGTAGGCGAAATGGATTCGGTGATGATCACGATCAACGTCACGCCGAATGGCAACAACGGTCCGTTCTACTCACAGGTAATCGGCTCGGCTACGGTAGCCAGCACGACCCTGACGGTAACTGACCTCTCAAACAACGGTGTGAACCCAGCTCCGGCTGGCGAACTCAAGACGCCGGTACGCTTCGATCTGCCCGACGCCCTCCTGGGTGTGGCTAAGTCGGTAGGTACGCCGGTGATGGTTGAAGAAGGCGTATTCGATGTACCGTACACCATCAAGCTGTCGAACCTCGGTACGGCAGACCTGACCAAAGTACAGGTAGTCGATAACCTCGCGAACACGTTCAACCGGGGCGCTCTGATCCTGAGCAACCGGATTCGGCCAACGGCCGACGCTGGCCTCACGGTAGACTCGCTCTACACGGGTCAGGGTCTGATGACGAAGATGCTGGTTGATACCCTGAGCACACTGCCCAAGGGTGCCAGCCGCAGCCTGAACTTTGTAGTCCGTGTGAACGTGAAGAATGCTGACTCGCTGACGTTCTATAACTCAGCGGTGGCTACGGCCCGTACGCTGGGTGGTGAGATGGTAGCCGATACATCGACGGCCGGTGCAAACCCCGATCCGATGAATACGCTCGATCCGCGCACCAGCAACAAGCCGACGCCGGTTATTCTGAACAGCGTACCGAACCGCTCGTTTATCGGTATCGCCCTCGCTGTGAAGGATACCCTGCTGAAGGAAGATGGTAGCTACGATGTGGTGTACGAAGCCGTTGTGAAGAACTTCGGTACCGTAACGCTGACGAACGTGACGATCACCGATACGCTCTCTAAAGTATTTAATGAGCAGACCGGCGCTTCGTTCAAAGTAATTGGCACGCCAATTGTATCAGCAACAAGTGGACTCAAGCCGAACCCAGCGTTCAACGGTGATTCGGATGTGCGCCTGGTAATTCCAGAAAGCAGCACCCTCGGTGCCGGACGGACGGATACCCTGCGGTTTGTCGTGAATGTTCGGTCGAATGGTTTGACCAACACGTTCCTCAATACGGCATACGCCAGCGCACTTTCGAACACGATGACGGTAACGGATATCTCGACGAATGGCCTCAACCCTGACGTCAACGGTAACCGGAACCCAACCGACTCGATGGAAGGCGAGGCTACTCCGCTCTCACTCCGTGTAACCGACTCGGCGATCTTTATCCCAGAAGGCTTCTCGCCGAACGGTGATAACATCAACGACGTGTTCGTGATCCGGGGTGCGCAGAACCAGACGGTATCACTCGAAGTGTTCAACCGCTGGGGCCACGTAGTCTACAAGAGTGACGACTACAAAAACGATTGGGATGGTACGTCGAACACAGGAATTCGTACGGGTGGAACCACCGGCTTGCCAGATGGCACGTACTTCTACCGTGTGAAACTCGAGAACGGCCGGACTTACGTACGTTACATGACGATTAACCGCTAA